One window of Dermacentor albipictus isolate Rhodes 1998 colony chromosome 9, USDA_Dalb.pri_finalv2, whole genome shotgun sequence genomic DNA carries:
- the LOC135906555 gene encoding uncharacterized protein → MEYEPGATYACQFRGALWLQAFVNFLNVLVVRSSNSAGMDSRIKLRFSADEVATFSKAPIFDRKNAGCSCMKDFSVARGSNNGVTNNRAKFRFPGDKTFPWLMMQTTGGWTSRASLPLPSRQAFKTLHIFFHLFGLNCLWTYKLTANVSSLEVTTRATILPKNTDDREMIGVQAAHVKS, encoded by the exons ATG GAATACGAGCCCGGTGCAACCTACGCCTGTCAGTTTCGGGGAGCCCTGTGGCTGCAAGCATTTGTAAATTTTTTGAACGTACTAG TGGTTCGTAGTTCGAACAGCGCGGGGATGGACAGCCGGATCAAGCTACGTTTCTCAGCAGACGAG GTCGCAACCTTTTCGAAGGCGCCAATATTTGACAGAAAGAATGCTGGCTGCTCGTGCATGAAGGATTTCTCCGTGGCTCGTGGTTCGAACAACGGGGTGACGAACAACCGAGCAAAATTCCGCTTCCCCGGTGACAAG ACTTTTCCGTGGCTCATGATGCAAACAACGGGGGGATGGACAAGCCGGGCCAGTTTGCCGCTTCCCAGCAGACAAG CCTTCAAGACGCTGCATATATTCTTTCACCTCTTTGGACTTAATTGTCTCTGGACGTACAAGTTAACAGCGAATGTGTCGTCACTGGAAGTAACAACAAGGGCCACAATTCTCCCAaa GAATACTGACGATAGAGAGATGATTGGTGTGCAAGCTGCCCATGTCAAATCATAA